In Apis cerana isolate GH-2021 linkage group LG5, AcerK_1.0, whole genome shotgun sequence, a single genomic region encodes these proteins:
- the LOC107997868 gene encoding uncharacterized protein LOC107997868 isoform X1 codes for MALSMRQEDVKQVPWFSLAEWHQVYKQIYSNNINEQLMGYEMLLAWKARIPKLPIGVDCTLSIMQVCIRDREWTSKINNGELPISYENDLCLMYSTTIMRFLNHISNIGHTKQTSLFQIAKQLNIPEWIVNLRHDTAHGYELPSIDVLRIAMNILLTWLHEEYWAAEGKRIEECLITEESMKEIQENEEVQDFSDLIELWSSVSLYIHAGYHLVSDVPDSQLRETLQDLRSYAISLLEKNNEDVQNEKDNYIETIRETDIKKDKKYTLETARIVLLSEISRYLNKKSIPNKKNIVCNTLFNSEIFLPNKDILLIFTQNEDIETVLQKNILPIGMIEFWKDIIFVLYEKDFMEVLIIKLLELVNNEEINKEKRLLASLWISSISYSFLKLNNAHCISRILEYQLEKTQKNLSVKTFELKVKEETDRIYPQLKCALWFNLSDIILPCLTDIKFISKVILNINEFSIKFIVPLLELISPIINNDNKHLLLNLMNLYVTVDKNNMDMDNMDSYEYEKTFILKDIQFNEYVLHTGNTQNNLQDKTYHICTNENIRNNYWNFAVATYNWAEYPIGLLPWQDDTLEFINPLCSTIQEYNISELESKIVPGIIDEKNLKMKSQINWNNILRKKKRLKRKQEQRNADVIMNKALETAKKQK; via the exons CAAg gATACCAAAATTACCGATAGGAGTTGATTGTACTCTATCAATTATGCAAGTGTGTATTAGAGATCGCGAATGGActtccaaaattaataatggcgAGTTGCCAATTAGTTATGAAAATGACTTATGTTTGATGTATTCAACTACAATAATGAGATTTCTAAatcatatatctaatatagGACATACGAAGCAAACATCCTTGTTTCAGATTGCAAAGCAGCTCAATATTCCAGAATGGATAGTAAACTTAAGGCATGATACTGCTCATGGTTATGAATTACCATCCATTGATGTATTGAGAATAGCaatgaatatattgttaaCCTGGCTACAT gaaGAATATTGGGCAGCTGAAGGCAAAAGAATTGAGGAGTGCTTAATTACTGAAGAATCTATGAAAGAAATTCAAGAGAATGAAGAAGTACAGGATTTTAGTGATTTAATTGAACTTTGGAGTTCTGttagtttatatattcatgCTGGTTATCATTTAGTATCTGATGTTCCAGATTCTCAATTGAG gGAAACATTACAAGATCTACGTTCTTATGCTATCtctttattggaaaaaaataatgaagatgtgcaaaatgaaaaagataattatattgagaCTATTAGAGAGactgatataaaaaaagataaaaaatatacattagaaACTGCAAGAATTGTTCTTTTATCAGAAATATCTAGATATCTTAACAAAAAATCCATacccaataaaaaaaatatagtttgcaatacattatttaattcagaaatttttttaccaaataaagatattttattaatttttactcaaAATGAGGATATTGAAACtgtattgcaaaaaaatatattgccaATAGGCATGATCGAGTTTtggaaagatataatatttgtattatatgaaaaagatttcatggaagtattaattataaaactacttgaattagtaaataatgaagaaataaataaagaaaagagattatTAGCTTCTTTATGGATAAGTTCTATATCATAtagttttctaaaattaaataatgcacATTGTATATCTCGAATTCTAGAATATCAGTTagaaaaaacacaaaaaaatttatcagtaAAAACTTTTGAACTTAAAGTCAAAGAAGAAACAGATCGTATTTATCCGCAATTGAAATGTGCATTATGGTTTAATTTATCAGATATAATATTGCCATGTCTaactgatataaaatttatttcaaaggttatattaaatataaatgaattctcaattaaatttattgtgccccttttagaattaataagtccaataataaataatgataacaaacatttattattaaatttaatgaatcttTATGTGAcagttgataaaaataatatggataTGGATAATATGGATTcttatgaatatgaaaaaacttttattctcaaagatattcaatttaatgaatatgtattacatacaggtaatacacaaaataatttacaagatAAAACATATCATATTTGTaccaatgaaaatattagaaataattactgGAACTTTGCAGTTG caaCTTATAATTGGGCAGAATATCCAATTGGTTTGCTTCCTTGGCAAGATGATACCTTGGAATTTATAAATCCACTTTGTAGTACAatacaagaatataatatttcagaattagAATCCAAAATTGTTCCTGGAATTATAGATgagaaaaacttaaaaatgaaaagtcaaattaattggaataatattctaaggaaaaaaaagcgattaaaaaggaaacaagAACAAAGAAATGCAGatgttataatgaataaagcaTTAGAAACtgctaaaaaacaaaaatag
- the LOC107997868 gene encoding uncharacterized protein LOC107997868 isoform X2, translating to MESKIAKQLNIPEWIVNLRHDTAHGYELPSIDVLRIAMNILLTWLHEEYWAAEGKRIEECLITEESMKEIQENEEVQDFSDLIELWSSVSLYIHAGYHLVSDVPDSQLRETLQDLRSYAISLLEKNNEDVQNEKDNYIETIRETDIKKDKKYTLETARIVLLSEISRYLNKKSIPNKKNIVCNTLFNSEIFLPNKDILLIFTQNEDIETVLQKNILPIGMIEFWKDIIFVLYEKDFMEVLIIKLLELVNNEEINKEKRLLASLWISSISYSFLKLNNAHCISRILEYQLEKTQKNLSVKTFELKVKEETDRIYPQLKCALWFNLSDIILPCLTDIKFISKVILNINEFSIKFIVPLLELISPIINNDNKHLLLNLMNLYVTVDKNNMDMDNMDSYEYEKTFILKDIQFNEYVLHTGNTQNNLQDKTYHICTNENIRNNYWNFAVATYNWAEYPIGLLPWQDDTLEFINPLCSTIQEYNISELESKIVPGIIDEKNLKMKSQINWNNILRKKKRLKRKQEQRNADVIMNKALETAKKQK from the exons CAAg ATTGCAAAGCAGCTCAATATTCCAGAATGGATAGTAAACTTAAGGCATGATACTGCTCATGGTTATGAATTACCATCCATTGATGTATTGAGAATAGCaatgaatatattgttaaCCTGGCTACAT gaaGAATATTGGGCAGCTGAAGGCAAAAGAATTGAGGAGTGCTTAATTACTGAAGAATCTATGAAAGAAATTCAAGAGAATGAAGAAGTACAGGATTTTAGTGATTTAATTGAACTTTGGAGTTCTGttagtttatatattcatgCTGGTTATCATTTAGTATCTGATGTTCCAGATTCTCAATTGAG gGAAACATTACAAGATCTACGTTCTTATGCTATCtctttattggaaaaaaataatgaagatgtgcaaaatgaaaaagataattatattgagaCTATTAGAGAGactgatataaaaaaagataaaaaatatacattagaaACTGCAAGAATTGTTCTTTTATCAGAAATATCTAGATATCTTAACAAAAAATCCATacccaataaaaaaaatatagtttgcaatacattatttaattcagaaatttttttaccaaataaagatattttattaatttttactcaaAATGAGGATATTGAAACtgtattgcaaaaaaatatattgccaATAGGCATGATCGAGTTTtggaaagatataatatttgtattatatgaaaaagatttcatggaagtattaattataaaactacttgaattagtaaataatgaagaaataaataaagaaaagagattatTAGCTTCTTTATGGATAAGTTCTATATCATAtagttttctaaaattaaataatgcacATTGTATATCTCGAATTCTAGAATATCAGTTagaaaaaacacaaaaaaatttatcagtaAAAACTTTTGAACTTAAAGTCAAAGAAGAAACAGATCGTATTTATCCGCAATTGAAATGTGCATTATGGTTTAATTTATCAGATATAATATTGCCATGTCTaactgatataaaatttatttcaaaggttatattaaatataaatgaattctcaattaaatttattgtgccccttttagaattaataagtccaataataaataatgataacaaacatttattattaaatttaatgaatcttTATGTGAcagttgataaaaataatatggataTGGATAATATGGATTcttatgaatatgaaaaaacttttattctcaaagatattcaatttaatgaatatgtattacatacaggtaatacacaaaataatttacaagatAAAACATATCATATTTGTaccaatgaaaatattagaaataattactgGAACTTTGCAGTTG caaCTTATAATTGGGCAGAATATCCAATTGGTTTGCTTCCTTGGCAAGATGATACCTTGGAATTTATAAATCCACTTTGTAGTACAatacaagaatataatatttcagaattagAATCCAAAATTGTTCCTGGAATTATAGATgagaaaaacttaaaaatgaaaagtcaaattaattggaataatattctaaggaaaaaaaagcgattaaaaaggaaacaagAACAAAGAAATGCAGatgttataatgaataaagcaTTAGAAACtgctaaaaaacaaaaatag